In Alkalilimnicola sp. S0819, a single genomic region encodes these proteins:
- a CDS encoding flagellar protein FliT, with translation MAPQDRERLARELLELTQSMLAHARAGEWADLALKETRRQALARDLFATPVPPEAAPVVADCVRDVLTLDQELIQLTEASREQAARAVTQAQKGQQAATVYKRFSR, from the coding sequence ATGGCCCCACAGGATCGCGAGCGGCTTGCCCGTGAGCTGCTCGAGCTGACCCAGTCCATGCTGGCCCACGCCCGGGCCGGCGAGTGGGCCGATCTGGCGCTCAAGGAAACGCGCCGGCAGGCGCTGGCGCGTGATCTTTTCGCCACCCCCGTCCCCCCCGAGGCCGCCCCCGTGGTGGCCGACTGCGTGCGCGACGTCCTCACCCTGGACCAGGAACTGATACAGCTCACCGAGGCCAGCCGCGAACAGGCCGCCCGCGCTGTCACCCAAGCCCAGAAAGGCCAGCAGGCCGCGACGGTCTACAAGCGCTTCTCCCGCTGA
- the fliS gene encoding flagellar export chaperone FliS, protein MYGKGINQYQQVGKASAEYADPHQLVQMLFEGALSRVAQAKGFIAHNDVEQRFTAIDKAYRIIDGLRLGLDKQSGGELAGNLDDLYEYIQDRLSEANARNAAQPLDEVISLLREIKSGWDEIPVEARGVKSAPLSAGQSSA, encoded by the coding sequence ATGTACGGCAAGGGCATCAACCAGTATCAGCAGGTGGGCAAGGCCAGCGCCGAGTATGCCGATCCGCATCAGCTCGTGCAGATGCTGTTCGAGGGCGCGCTGAGCCGTGTGGCGCAGGCCAAGGGCTTCATTGCCCATAACGATGTGGAGCAGCGCTTCACGGCCATCGACAAGGCCTACCGCATCATCGACGGTCTGCGCCTGGGGCTGGACAAGCAGTCCGGTGGCGAGCTGGCCGGCAACCTGGACGATCTGTACGAATACATTCAGGATAGGCTCAGCGAGGCCAATGCCCGCAACGCAGCCCAGCCCCTGGACGAGGTCATTTCGCTGCTGCGCGAAATCAAGTCCGGCTGGGACGAGATTCCCGTCGAGGCCCGGGGCGTGAAGAGCGCACCCCTGTCGGCGGGACAGTCCAGCGCCTGA
- the fliD gene encoding flagellar filament capping protein FliD translates to MAGITIGGLASGLDINGMLEQIMQAERAPVERRLDVKETQYQAELSAYGTLKSELSTFNKSIAALRSAGTFQGRSVSSSNEDLVTASASRIARGGNYSVEVEQLAQAQSIASVGFDSITDTVGLGTLTFEFGTTDYDADTDTYNGFTAAEEPRSFTLTVDESNNTVAGLRDAINEADQGVQASIVNDGSGYRLVLSSTDPGVENSMRITVGDADFDAGSNPGGNEDAQGLSRLAFNADAANMTQNLAGQDARALVNGLLITRDSNTITGAIDGVTLNLHKAEPGSPVQLKVQEDKSGARQAIGDFVESYNGLNAILQELGKYDPADDVAGVLQGQPVLREVRGQLREALRLTGLGGDSAYQTLADVGITTRARDEDGQLAGSLVLDAEKLDAALSTNFDEVAGLFAATGQVEDSLIRYVSGGAETQPGRYGIDITREATRGAFTGEAIAGYAGSITIDADNKRLAVRVDDSARGSIELPEGDYTGEELASLLQSQINALSEMQSQGRSVSVKFENDAFVIQSGSYGSASTVELTSVGSTAAATLGLGKGAGEAGLDVAGRIGGLLAEGNGRTLTGRGAASGLSIEVEGGGTGARGFVEFYRGVGDRLTRSIDRLLSAEGGLEARTSGIEDRIESLNEERARLDERLNAMEERYRTQFIAMEMLIAQMNETSSYLSQQLENLPGVNRSNKK, encoded by the coding sequence ATGGCAGGGATTACCATAGGCGGGCTGGCCTCGGGGCTGGACATCAACGGCATGCTGGAGCAGATCATGCAGGCCGAGCGCGCCCCCGTGGAACGCCGCCTGGATGTGAAGGAAACCCAGTACCAGGCCGAGCTGTCCGCCTACGGCACGCTGAAAAGCGAGCTTTCCACCTTCAACAAGTCCATCGCCGCGCTGCGCTCGGCGGGCACCTTCCAGGGCCGCAGCGTCAGCTCCAGCAACGAGGACCTGGTCACCGCCAGTGCCAGCCGCATTGCCCGGGGCGGCAATTACTCCGTGGAAGTGGAACAACTGGCCCAGGCGCAGAGCATCGCCAGCGTGGGCTTCGATTCCATCACCGACACCGTGGGCCTTGGCACGCTCACCTTCGAGTTCGGCACCACCGACTACGACGCTGACACCGACACCTACAACGGCTTCACCGCCGCCGAAGAGCCGCGCAGCTTCACCCTCACGGTGGACGAGAGCAACAACACCGTGGCCGGCCTGCGCGATGCCATCAACGAGGCGGACCAGGGCGTGCAGGCGAGCATCGTCAACGACGGTAGCGGTTATCGCCTGGTGTTGAGTTCCACCGATCCTGGCGTCGAGAACAGCATGCGCATCACCGTAGGCGATGCGGACTTTGACGCCGGCAGCAACCCCGGCGGCAACGAGGACGCGCAAGGTCTCTCGCGCCTCGCCTTCAATGCCGACGCCGCCAATATGACCCAGAACCTGGCCGGCCAGGACGCCCGCGCCCTGGTCAACGGCCTGCTCATCACCCGCGACAGCAACACCATCACCGGCGCCATCGACGGTGTCACCCTGAACCTGCACAAGGCCGAGCCCGGCTCGCCGGTGCAGCTGAAGGTGCAGGAAGACAAGAGCGGCGCGCGCCAGGCCATCGGCGATTTCGTGGAGTCCTACAACGGCCTCAACGCCATCCTCCAGGAGCTGGGCAAGTACGACCCCGCGGATGACGTGGCCGGCGTGCTCCAGGGGCAGCCGGTGTTGCGCGAGGTGCGCGGCCAGCTGCGCGAGGCGCTTCGGCTGACGGGCCTGGGCGGTGATTCCGCCTACCAGACCCTGGCCGATGTGGGCATCACCACGCGGGCGCGCGACGAAGACGGTCAGCTCGCCGGCAGCCTGGTGCTGGACGCCGAGAAGCTGGATGCGGCCCTGAGCACGAACTTCGATGAGGTGGCGGGGCTTTTCGCCGCCACCGGTCAGGTGGAGGACAGCCTGATCCGCTATGTCTCCGGCGGCGCCGAGACCCAGCCCGGGCGCTACGGTATCGACATCACCCGGGAAGCCACCCGCGGCGCCTTCACCGGCGAGGCCATTGCCGGTTATGCCGGCAGCATCACCATCGACGCCGACAACAAACGGTTGGCCGTGCGGGTGGACGACAGCGCCCGCGGCAGCATCGAGCTGCCCGAAGGTGACTACACCGGCGAGGAGCTGGCCAGCCTGCTGCAGAGCCAGATCAACGCGCTCTCGGAAATGCAGAGCCAGGGCCGCAGCGTGAGCGTGAAGTTCGAGAACGACGCCTTCGTCATTCAGTCCGGCAGCTACGGCAGCGCCTCCACCGTGGAGCTCACCAGCGTGGGCAGCACCGCCGCCGCGACCCTGGGGCTCGGCAAGGGCGCGGGGGAGGCGGGCCTGGATGTGGCCGGGCGCATCGGCGGCCTGCTGGCCGAGGGCAACGGCCGCACCCTCACCGGTCGCGGCGCGGCTTCCGGGCTGAGCATCGAAGTGGAAGGCGGCGGCACCGGCGCCCGGGGCTTCGTGGAGTTCTACCGCGGGGTGGGGGACCGCCTGACCCGCAGCATCGACCGCCTGCTGAGCGCCGAGGGTGGCCTGGAAGCGCGCACCTCCGGCATAGAAGACCGCATCGAGAGCCTGAACGAGGAGCGCGCCCGCCTGGATGAGCGCCTGAACGCCATGGAAGAGCGCTACCGGACGCAGTTCATCGCCATGGAGATGCTGATCGCGCAGATGAACGAGACCAGTTCGTATCTCAGCCAGCAGCTGGAGAACCTGCCGGGCGTCAATCGCAGCAACAAGAAATGA
- a CDS encoding flagellar protein FlaG gives MVERVQSDALRAAARTAERPVGVSGGPKIATETASNREDAKPVNPPAADAPKMAPPEPLEKVVTRINEYLQEASRNLKFAVSESTGRVVVTVLNPETDEVIRQIPPEEVMTVAERLTGGEESLFVTDKA, from the coding sequence ATGGTTGAAAGAGTGCAAAGCGATGCTTTGAGGGCGGCAGCCAGAACGGCTGAGCGCCCTGTTGGCGTTTCTGGTGGCCCGAAAATTGCTACGGAAACGGCCAGCAATCGGGAGGATGCGAAGCCCGTCAATCCGCCGGCGGCGGACGCCCCCAAAATGGCGCCGCCCGAGCCGCTGGAGAAGGTGGTTACCCGCATCAACGAATACCTGCAAGAGGCCAGCCGGAACCTGAAGTTCGCGGTGAGCGAGAGCACCGGGCGGGTGGTGGTGACGGTGCTCAACCCGGAGACCGATGAGGTGATCCGGCAGATTCCACCCGAAGAAGTGATGACGGTGGCCGAAAGGCTGACCGGCGGAGAAGAGAGTCTTTTCGTCACCGACAAGGCTTGA